tgaaacaaaaactgtGTACCCTAGCACCTGCAAACGTCCtctcctgggaaaataaaagccaaaaaaagcaGCTTACTTTGAAGAAAGTGCTAGTGTGGTGTTTTAAAATGGGTGAAAGGAGGTATCAGGGGGCCCAACTTTGGCCATGAGATGATCTCCATCACAGTAGGAGATCCTAGTTTTAAGGCATCAAAAAATCGGGGAGCTGGACAAGGATCAgcccaggagaagctgagaCACATTGAGTGTTTGCTTTGCCACTGTGTTCATGTGACAGATTTCCCTAAATATTTGGGTCCCAGCAAATTACAGATTAGGATGCTTTGAAAGGTACAAAACCACCTCAACATTCCTTCCCCAAAATTATAGAAAAGATGAGCTGGAATTTGCAGGCAATACTCTAAGCCTTGCACAGCTAATACACCTCCATCTCTGCTCAGGCaaatggtttattttattagttACACCGAGCAATCAACCCAATCCACTTGCTATTGAGCAATTGCATTCCCACCATCACAAAACTCCGTTTGTTTTGCCGCAAATCCAAGAGCTCTCGGGGGCCGAGTGGGATTTTCCCCCGTGCCACCAGGCTGGGGagaagccagccctgctggtgctTACCCCCGGCTCGGGTGCCACCATGGGCAGCGTgcggggctggccctgctggtcCAGCACCACGAAGGTCATGAAGGCGCTGTTGATGTGCCTGCGGCTCACAGACATCTCCTGCCCGTAGGCCTCGGCGCTCACCCCCACCTCCATGCTGCCAGAAAGAAACGGGgatgagggagcagagggatgagggagcagagggcCGTGGGGAGGGCGGGAAGGGCACCCCCACCACTGGCACCCACCTGTTCTTGAAGGCGTTGTTGACGATGGCTTTGAGCACCAGGCGGTCCCCAACTTGCGACGGCCCCCGAAAGTGGAACATCTCGATGGCCCTCAGTGTGGGGTGGGCATGGCACAGACGGCTGTGGGGACAGGTGTCACGCCCCTGGCCATGGCCCCATGCCACAGCACCCTCCCCGACCCAGCCAGAGAcaaggagaccccaaaaaatgtCACCCCTGGATCCCAACAGCCAAAGTCAGCTGTGAGAAGGAACAACAAGCCAACTGCAGAGTGTGAACCTTTCCCTGGGGTCCCTCAGCACCACATGCCTGTGGGACTCCCTGTGCAGTGCCACCCAAGGGTGACATGCTGGGCACCATCCCTACAGTCCAGCTATGGCCAGACCCAGCCgctggtgtcccctccctgtcctggcTCCATCTGGGCTGATGGCTGCGCTTTGCTGGAGCAAACATCTAATTTGGGTCCCCCTGACCCCCTTGTCAGGTCACCTGGCTGCGATGGTGGCCACGTTCTCCATCCAGGCCATGATCTGCCCCCCGAAGGTGTTGCCCTGGTGGTTGGCGTGGGgaggcagcaccagctccacGCTCTCCACGCGCGTCCTTTCCGCCGGCACCGCCCCGCTGCCGTCCCGCgtctccagctctgccacgGGGGAAAGGCAGGGTTCAGTGTGTGTTGTACGGCCACTGGGAcccctctcccagcaccccaacAGCCCTTGTCTGtcaccttgattttttttaagtttttctaagccttctgatgtttacattcctGTAACGAACTTTCTCGCACACTTTATgcaaataacttattgtttttgcattcttttatggaggaggagaaatttgatggactgttggtttgtccagtgtcatcggagaggtggcactttcaccctccaattcactgtcacttttggaaatctataaatgttggagtcagaaaataaaaagtcccTTTTTTTCTTCGGAAAGAGCAGCAAGTCTGTGTTCTGTTGTTTCATATCCTATAGTGACACttgtccctctccctgcagctgccctccCACTGCATCAGCCCCCCAAACCTCCAGGCCTGGCAGTCTGGGATGGTGGGGCTGACCCCTACCCCACCGTGACACTCCCAAACCTCCATGTGGTGATCACCCCAGCACGCTGCTGAGCCAGTGGGATGTCACCAGTGGGCATCAGGGCTATTTTGGAAGCACACAGGGAACAGTACCGGTTTCCTGGGGGCTGCTGGTGAGCAGGTCCTTGAGGGTGTCCTTGTGCACCAGGCGCATGCGGCGGCGCTCGGCGGCGATGCTGTACTCGatcttctcctcctctgtctgCGGGATCAGAGGCTCCAGCCTCacctgcagagggatggggcaaggtgcagccctgctgggggacGAGCAGCAGCGAGCAGGTGCCCTCCATGCCAGAGCAAGGCCCAGAGCCACACACCGTGCATCCTCCCGAGCACGGGACAGGGCATCACTGACCCAtgaaggaacagcagctgccttgatGGAAAGctgacccagcccagcctcatAGAGGCCATTTCCTTACTGCCTCTGTGTGAGGCAGGCTACAGagtccccccagtgccaccactgctCACCTTGCTGCCCAAGGGGCCCTGTGCCACGAAGGTGGCGTACGCCTTGCAGATGCTGCAGTGCTTCCCGCTGCACAGGTCTTCATAGCTCACCTGGATGCCCACCTGGGGGAGGGCACAGCACCCCTGAGAGCTCTGCTCACCAGGAACCCACATCCCGCCATGCACCCCTGGCCAGAGCCAGCCAAAAATGATGGACAATGGGATTAAAGCTGGGATtgtgggaggatttggggatttggcCACGTGGCTGGTGGGGATGGGCACACAGCAAGGGGGACAGGGGCAGGTGCACACACCAACCTCCATGCTGGAGTTAAAGGCTCGGTTCACTTTGGCTTTGATGTTGACAACTTGCCCaacactgaaaaacaggaagaggagaaagagtgTGGGGTTACTGGGGGACAACAGCAACCAAGCAGCTCCCTCTGACGTCCCACAGCATTCCAGCTCACTGCCCGCTGTGGTGAGGCTCCCTGGGACTGTGGGACATGCCAGGTGGCcagcaggacatggggacagccaccCCCGAGACGTGAGAGCAGTGAGAGgtcagccctgagcagctgtgtgcaAGTGGGACCCCAGGTCTGGGTGCTGCCAGGACACCCGAGGGGGGCAGAGGTGCCCGAGGCTCGCTTGGCACCCCTGCCCATGTGGGCATGCACGTTCCTGCCAGAGCaaacagctcctccagccttgCATCCACTGTCCTGCACACAGGACCGGCCACAGGGCCTCCCCACAAGCAATGGATACCTTGGGATAATGGGAggtggcaggaggcagggcCAGCCAGGGGCATTTTGCACCATCTCTGAAATGAAACAGCCGCTGGCAgcaagctgctgctctcctctgtgcCTTCAGCAGGCCTCAgagtacacacacacagaccctGCAGCCTGAGCCACTCCAGACTGGTACCCACGGAATGAGCAAATTAAACTTTTTAGTGACGCCGACAGCAGTCTGCACCAAATAACATGTTTAAATCAGGAATATTCCTCATTCCCCAAAAGAGGCCAGTGCTAGGAAACTGAGTGGAAAAATAAACCCTGTAACCACCACTTCTCCAAACCCTGTGCCCTCACACGTGCCCTCAGGCTCCGGCTGAGCTCTGTAAATATCCAACTCTACACATTGGCtctggctggagcaggactggcaggagctggtgcctctggctgtcccccagcacagaccctgaCATGCCAGAAGGTTAGCAGGGTTAGGTGAGCAGCCCCTGTTGACATGCCATGCCTGGTCAGTGGGGTTAGGGCTCCCAACTCACGGCAGCACTGTGCTAGGCTGGCTGCTCTAGGCCCAAACACGTCCGTACCCGAGCGTGCTCCTCCCGTCCcgctgcccagcagggctggcagacgGCTGGCTGGGGCAAAGAGAGACAGCAAACGTGGGGACAGGGTTAGAGGCCATGGAAGCAGCCAGATGGATGCTCTGGATTGGGTTTGTGGCGAGGGGCATGCAAGGGCGAGGggccaggcaggcaggctggcagCCCCACGTGTCTATATATAGCCCTGAAAGTACTTTATCTTCTCTGTGCTTATCAAACAGTGGAGGCCATAAATGCCACACAAAGCCCCACTCAACAGTACGTGTGATCCTCCCCAGAGGCTGCACTTccacacagcagggcacagggatggggacaatgTGCTGCCCAGCCAGTGAGTTTTAAGCCAGTGATAATTTGGGGtctcctccctgcctctcccccacagcacaagagcagcagaaggcaCAAACAGCCAGGAAGGAGATCTGACACAAAACTCCTCCGCCTTccaacagctctgcaggaaatcCCTGCCAGGCCCCTTGCTCAGAGCCTTGAGCTGGACCACAGCAAGTGGGACCcgagccaggagcagcacaaattCCCTGCCCCCTtggagcagtgcccagctcacaCCCAAGGAGGGACAAATGCTTTGCAGGGCTTGATGTAATGCTGTGGAGTGGGCTTGGGCctgttttccctgctcctgaaaCCCATGGGGAAAAGTTGCCCCAGGAGAAGGGCATCAACCCCAGTGgtgccacctctgccagcagGAGGTGGCACCGTGGCTGCACCACATCCCCACACTGCGGATTTCTCGTGGAGCTGACCCCCAGGGCAACGGGCACCTCATGTGGGAGGGCAAAAGTGTGAGTTCAGCATTTCCTGGGAATGACAGTAAAACCCAAGACTGAGTCAGACCTCCCAGTGCCAAACAAATCAGCTGACAGCCAGGGACCCCAGTGCCGGCCCTGGGTACCCACACTGGTGCCTGCACAGCAGGGAGTGGCTGGGCCGTGTGGATCCTGTACTGCATGGATCCTGTAGTGCATGGATCCCACATGGCACGGCAGGAACTGCTGGGCAGCATGGATCCTATATTGCATGGATCCTATATTGCGTGGATCCCATATTGCGTGGATCCCATATTGCGTGGATCCTATATTGCGTGGATCCTATATCGCATGGCAAACCCCCAGGGAGCCCCCTGGAATGGTACATGGGTGGGAACAGGCAGGCACAGCGGGTGTGGGGGCTCTGAGAGACCAGTAAAGGTGGGTGGCAGTACCTGGGCTTACTGGGGGTACAAAAGGAGGAGACTGCTTTGGGAACGCTGGGTGGGAATGCTCTCAGTACTGGGAGCCTgtggaggatgaggatggaacCCTGGGAGGGTTTTTGTCCCCTCTCATCCCACCCTCAGCTCAGGAGAAACATTGTCCCCTGAAACAGCACATCCCAAGGGCTGCATGAATCAGAgggggcagctctgtggggcagcacccaggggaTGCCAGGACCAGCCTGGGATGGAATTTtgagcaggcactgcccagcctgACACATCCCACACAGGAGCCGCTCCACGCCTCTGCCACCCACACAGCCGCTCCAGAGGCACAATCTGCAAGATTCCAGCTTTCCAGAGCACTAAATCAGAGCTGCTTCCTGAACAaagccagggaggagctggcgTTGGGGGAAATACCGGGAAGCCAACAcagcaggagctccccaggCAAGCAGACAGCGGATAAATCAGAGGAGACAGCCcatccacagccctgcagcctcagtccctggctgccctgccagcctggcactgcccctgcacctcctcctcctctcctgagcacgctgctccctgctccagctccagcccctgcccacgTTGCAGCGGGCAGAGGGGAAAGCCCCGTGTTTGCCTGCGCACAGAATTTACCTAATGGTGTGCTCAAAATAGATATCGTCCATGGAAGCCGTGACGCACGGGCAGCCGGCGTGTCTCtcagctgcaaaggaaaaacaaactgcatCAGCAacctgcagcagcctgctgaGGGTGTGGGGGGCACGAGGGATCCTCTGCcccatgtcacagacatcttttatgaaaaatcctttccttaggatttttcctcctgagaagctgagaggcctcaggaacaaaatgtaaacaatgattatctgctgctgtggaatgcagcaggtggatctgtgattggtctcatgtggttgtttctaattaatggccaatcacagtcagctggctcagaccgaaagtccgagccacaagcttttgttatcattcttttatttttgtattcttagctagccttctgatgaaatcctttcttctgttcttttagtatagtttttaatataatatatatcataaaataataaatcaagcctcctgaaacatggagtcagatcctcgactcttccctcatcccaagacccctgtgaacacggcCACAGTCCCAGGCTGGTGACAGTGGTGACACCCAGCCAgcatccctctccctgctgaagCCCATTGAATCCCAGACcagagtgggatttggggtttctccaCCCACAGCAGCGTGGGTTTGCAGATGTTTGAAGGTTTGGAGGGTGTGCTGGTGTTTGCCTTCCTTCCATGAGCTTGCAGCTGTGGAGATGCACCAGCAGCTGATTCCATCTCCCCGTacacagcaaatatttcaaaGCCGCTCTGCTGGCACGGCTTTCCCTTGGGACTCCAGGAACCCCAGACTGCAAAACTGCTCTGGGAACCTCATCCAACTGCAGAACTGCACCCATTCCCCTGTCACAACCTCCCTGTGCTTGGCTAAGCTGGTGAGCTCCATTGCTTCCTGCTGAGTGGAGGAGCTCAGCccactctggctgctgctggggtgccACCAGCCTGCTCTCCCCATGCCCTGCACAGCAGGCAAGGAAAAGGGCAGCACTACAGAGGAAGCAGGCAGGGGTTTTGATCTGTCCCCAAGCCAGCATGCATGCTGCAGTGCACGTCTCCTCCCCTCCTTGTCCTGCTCCTCTTTGCTCTCTAATTACTCAGCAGAATGCCATGACGTGGGTCCCCAGCTGGTGTCACCGCGAGGCACACACAGTGCTGGCctgccagggatgctgcccaTGAGCTGCTCTTgtgcatcctgctgctgccttccctggcagccagcaggacGAGGGCTCCAGAGGGAGGGGATGGCTCACCAGAGGAGAGGATGGCTTACAGGAGCGAGAGGATGGCTtacaggaggaagaggatggctTACCAGAGAGGCAGGCGGCCGTGTCGATCCACTTGAGCAGCTGGCCGGTGCTGAGCTCCCCGCGGTGGTTGGTGtggcagggcagcaccagctggcTCATCTGCACCTCGGTGGGGTTGTGGGCAGCCGGGGGGCTCGCCATGGCCCCCGGCGCCTCCTCCCACTCCCCTGGCTCCCGGGCACGGGGTGGAGAGGTCGATCCCTGTGGGGcacaaaagctgcattttacCCAAATGGGAAGCAGATCCCCCGAGGGAACCTGTGAAGACACTCCCCACACAGAGTTGGGAGAACTCCAGCCCTGGACACCACCAAACCCACCCAGCCCTTGCCAAAGACAAGGTGCCTgcagctgaaagagaaaagattcctttaaaaaaagctcCATAGGGGATTACTGCAGGTTTTCAGGCCATTTATCACCCAACCCCACTGCTCCCTCCCAAAAACCATGaaaaacccctcccaaagttAATCCCTCTTCTTGGAAGGCATTTTTCTCCTTGACAGTTTCATTTTTagggtgctgcagcacagggtgggtttgctctcctggggctggacAGTGCTGCACACCTTCCACCAACACCCCCCTTTAACCATAGGGAGCACTGGAAGCTATGTGGTacaagcagcagaggaggagcatCCTCAGTTTGGGGTTGTTAGAGCAGTGAAATGTGTTCCTTGTCCAtttgcagggcacagagcagctcccctggcccCCCTTGGGAAGCAGCGTGGGAGAGAGAGGGGGCTGAGGTGGTGCTGGCAGGGAAAACTGCTGATGAGAGATGTCAAGTGAGCCGTGTTACACAAGGGGTGAACTCAGTTAGCCTGGTGAGTAACTGAGCAGACACGAGGAGCTGTCTGGGCTTCGTCAGAgcccttccttctgctttctgctcccgctgcagctcctgctcccagcacttgTTGCAGGAGTCCcgctgcagcagcttccctgcccTTTGCTTCGCCCGGATTCTTTAGAGATGGGTTCCTGCTGAAAATGAAGCTTTCCCGACTAGCCTGAGCTCACTGCCTCTCAGAATAGCATTTTCCTCCAGCGGGTCTAACCTCTGTTTCCATAGCTACTGGTACACGACATCCCGGGAGCGGGAACGGCACAAACCTcgcctgggcagggacacagcgAGCACACCGAGCCCATGGCAAAGCTGGGATCCCCCATCCCACAGCGACACCCACCCTGGCCACCAGAGCCCCTCCAGAAGCCTCCACACCCCTGTGTGAACCTCCcgagctgcttcccagcagcagaagcGCCTCCTCGAGTAGCACAGAGCTATTTTGGGAAGCCAGCAGGCTCTGGGGGACGAGCCAGCAATGCAAAGAGCTCCAAAGCCGCCTGCTGCAGCGTGAGCAGACAGCCTGGCCCGCCATCCCGCCGGTCATTCTCCCGGCGTTTGACAGCTCTGAGTCTCAGGGAagaagctgctggctgtgggaacgtgctgggagaggctgcagccaggcctggcaTCCCCCTGGCACGGCCTGGGTTAGTGGCTGGCGGCACAACGGGAGCCGCGGGTTAGTTGCACGGCACGAAGGGTACCTGGAGGCCATTGCAACAGAAGTTCAAGATGTCTTCAGGGACTATAATATTCCCCTTGACCATTTTTAAGAGACACCTGGAAAGGAGCAGAGTGGCTCTGGTTACGGCAGGAGCGGCAGAGACGGGGGTGGCTGTTTCCCAGCAGGGTGTGTGGCGGGTTGTCACAGCCTGTCCCCACATGCCATGCTGGCATCCCTCCCACACCACTGACCCCTCGCCAACGCCCATCAGGGGCTGTCAGAGCTGACAGGGGGAAGGGCAGACCTGGGCCAGGTGCCTGCCATGCCACGGGGGTCAGGTCCCACGCTCACCAGCCCAGATGAAAGAGTCCCAGCTATTTTGGGGAGCTGGACCAAGCACACGTTGCAGGGCCGTGGCCAGCCCCTCAGCCAGTGATGCTGGGCCAGTGTTGCTACATgtgacacagggctgtgccttGAAGCTCCCCTGGCCGGAgcagtgacactgctgcagTCACAAGACAGCCAGGAGCGTATTtttggcagcaggcagggctgaggctgccaTGGGTGGTACTGGGGGCAGCAAATGGGAAGCACTCGACTCCAGCAATGCTGCTGTGCCCCGCTCCAGTCCCTCTGCCTGCCAAGCCCTGGCATTCCACAAGGGCACCGTGTGTCCTTGGGTGCCTGCAGGCTCCCGGGCCACGTGCAGGGTGACTGTGTCCAAGCTGGACATCGTGGTGGCATTGCAAGGAAAGGcagtgtgggagctgcagcaaaaagaaaaaaagtggaagagGCTTCATATTTACAGTTTGCTTTTAAACACAACAGTGCCGGGCCCTTGGCatacccccagctccccagcacacaTCCCCCTCCCATGCAGCTAAAACCAGGCTGCTGGAGGTAGCAGCTCTTTCCCCAATGTATGGGATTGACTGATTTTGGCACGGGGTTAAAAAAGTGGAAGCTGTAGATTTGCCTCCTGCGCCATCAGGAGCTGGGGCATCCCATGGAGTGCACCCAATGTGGTCAGTACAAAACAAGACACAAACAGGAGCCTCTTGCAGcctcccacccctgccccagCGGCACTGAGTTTTGCTTTCCCCAGCCCCATGACCTTTTCCCTAGCCCCATGCCCTCTCCAGGCTTGTTATTGAGGTTTGGGAGCTTCCTGATGGCTCACCTGCCCTTGCAGGAGCCCGCTGCAAGGGTTACTGTCCTGTTTAACAGGACGGGTCTGCTGCCCAACGCAGGCACAAGGCGCTGCTCGTGGCTGGGGGTGGTCCTGTtacaccccacagccccagccaacAGCTCCAGAGGGACATTCCTTGGAaacccaaacctgctgctggctcGGCAGTGGTGTCACCTTGTCCCTGGGTTGCGTTAGCAGGAGGGGGACAAACAGCCAGAGCTGTCTGCTTTGCATCATccccctgctgcttcccaggcagccccagcccacgCTCCCAGCCCGGGGAAGGGGAGCGCCCCGAGACCCAGAGCCATCCAGCTGGTGGGTATTTGTGGAGTATTTGTTATGGAAACCAAGCCAGCAAGTGTCTGTCCTCATTAAAATCTTCAGCCTCACTCAACTGtcacatttttaaagctgttgaCTGATGCAGCCCTCGGGTCACCATGGCAACGGGATGCAGTACCCA
This Camarhynchus parvulus chromosome 8, STF_HiC, whole genome shotgun sequence DNA region includes the following protein-coding sequences:
- the ACOT11 gene encoding acyl-coenzyme A thioesterase 11 isoform X1; amino-acid sequence: MASPPAAHNPTEVQMSQLVLPCHTNHRGELSTGQLLKWIDTAACLSAERHAGCPCVTASMDDIYFEHTISQPSASPAGQRDGRSTLGVGQVVNIKAKVNRAFNSSMEVGIQVSYEDLCSGKHCSICKAYATFVAQGPLGSKVRLEPLIPQTEEEKIEYSIAAERRRMRLVHKDTLKDLLTSSPQETELETRDGSGAVPAERTRVESVELVLPPHANHQGNTFGGQIMAWMENVATIAASRLCHAHPTLRAIEMFHFRGPSQVGDRLVLKAIVNNAFKNSMEVGVSAEAYGQEMSVSRRHINSAFMTFVVLDQQGQPRTLPMVAPEPGDGERRYREASARKKIRLDRKYVVSCKQTEVPLSVPWDQSNKVYLSYNNVSALKMLVAKANWALAREKEKVRMYTLEEDKFLSFRIEMSVCIPASRAFSLLSNLRRRHEWDSHYVSAELVQKVDDDDMIYHVVSQKLRNESKPQDFVILASRRKPCSKGDPYVVAFRSVTLPTHPARAEFTRGETLCSGFCIWPESQEMSKVAYYNQAMPGYLTYVTTNVAGLSSDICSTFEACEKFLLKNKEDLISRLQDF
- the ACOT11 gene encoding acyl-coenzyme A thioesterase 11 isoform X2; its protein translation is MASPPAAHNPTEVQMSQLVLPCHTNHRGELSTGQLLKWIDTAACLSAERHAGCPCVTASMDDIYFEHTISVGQVVNIKAKVNRAFNSSMEVGIQVSYEDLCSGKHCSICKAYATFVAQGPLGSKVRLEPLIPQTEEEKIEYSIAAERRRMRLVHKDTLKDLLTSSPQETELETRDGSGAVPAERTRVESVELVLPPHANHQGNTFGGQIMAWMENVATIAASRLCHAHPTLRAIEMFHFRGPSQVGDRLVLKAIVNNAFKNSMEVGVSAEAYGQEMSVSRRHINSAFMTFVVLDQQGQPRTLPMVAPEPGDGERRYREASARKKIRLDRKYVVSCKQTEVPLSVPWDQSNKVYLSYNNVSALKMLVAKANWALAREKEKVRMYTLEEDKFLSFRIEMSVCIPASRAFSLLSNLRRRHEWDSHYVSAELVQKVDDDDMIYHVVSQKLRNESKPQDFVILASRRKPCSKGDPYVVAFRSVTLPTHPARAEFTRGETLCSGFCIWPESQEMSKVAYYNQAMPGYLTYVTTNVAGLSSDICSTFEACEKFLLKNKEDLISRLQDF